A window of Longimicrobium sp. genomic DNA:
ACGTATTAGATGCGGGCGATGCGCTTGTGGAGTGCACCTATGTCGACCGCCCGGAGAAGCATATCCTCTGCTTCTCGACAGCCGTTGGATGCCCTGTGCGCTGTGGGTTCTGCGCGGCGACGCCCTTCCGCCGCCGCATGTCCGCGGATGAAATGGTTGCGCAGGTGTACGCTGTTGTGGAGGCGACTGTGCCCTGGAAGGTGGAGAAGCCGGTGCTCTTTAGCGCGATGGGCGAAGGGGAGCCTCTTCTATCACAAGGTGCCGCGGAGGCGCTACTTGAGGCGCTCCAAAGACTCATGCATCTGCGTCAGTCGTCGCGGGCTGCGGTCTCCACTACAGCGATCAAGCCACATATCGTGACCTGGCTGTCGGAGTCGGCGCCCCCCGAACTCAAACTGCAGGTCTCACTTCATGCGACCACAGATGCTCAGCGCCGGACGGTGATCCCGCACGCTGCTCCCTTGGCGGAAGTGCTGGAAGCCGGCCGCGCGTTTCTTGCCTCCCGTCCCGGTATGCTCGAATGGAACTATGTCTTGATCTCGGGACTCAACGACGCACGCTCCGACGCCTTACGTCTAGCCTCAATTCTACGCCCTGGAGATGTTGTTAAACTCAACCGTCTAAACCCTGTTCTCAATGTCGCATGGCAGCCAAGTGAGCGAGTGGCAGAATTCGCCGCGATCTTGACCGCCTACGGTCTGCGTCCTGAACAGTATTGCACAAATGGGGTTGACGTAGCTGCGGCTTGTGGCCAGCTGAAGTCTCGGGTTGCCCTTTGGTACGACCGCTCGCCGGGGGTCTCATGCCTGCACGTAGGCGCGCGGTGACGAACAACGGTACTAGTGGCCCCTATCCCGAGCGCGCTGGTAGTGCGGAGAGCGGTGGCGACCGCCTCTCGCAGCATTCCGAGTCACAGGCCGCGAGCAATCGTCGTGAGACTCCGTCTGGCGCTGAACTGACTGCGGCGGTTGAGCGCGCCCATGCTCGCGCACTGGAGTATCATGATAACCTCGGTCGCGAGGCGGATCTGGCGCTGAAAGCGCTGAAGGCTCGTAAACCAAGTTCCTTAGAGGAGGCGATCCTTCGATTTCGTGAGCACCAGCGTCGGGATCCGCACCCTAATATCCCTGCGGGCCTGTTGCCATCCTCGTCTGCATGCACATACATCGCGGACACAGGCATGCTGTACCCGTTCAGCTTCTCTCGCGAAGACCTGCAACTGGCGTCGCTAGACCTTCCCCTGCTTGGGAGGGCCGTGCTGTGGGATGAGGAACTGAAGGAGAGGACAGTCGAGATTGCTGACGGCACCGCGTTCGAACTCCCGCCTAATTCAATTGCGTTCGTTACGCTCGAACCATACCTCCAGCTCCCCGACTATATCGCGATTAGATTCAACCTGCGCGTCCGGAATGTATATCGTGGCCTGCTCCTCGGGACCGGACCGCTCGTAGACGCGGGGTACCAGGGGCGCCTAGCATTTCCACTGCACAACCTGACCAACAATCCCTACAGGTTTTATGGCGGGCAGCGCATCGTCTCCGTTGAATTCACGAAGCTGAATACCACCCGAAATCAAAACACTGACGGCGGCAGTGTTTTGGAGAGCTCCACAAGCGGGGGGCTCGAAGCACCGTTTGTTGTACCGTTCCGCGAGCCGAAGCACCCGATTCCTGACCACCGCCGGGACGATCCCATCGCCGCGAATTTTCGCAAAGCGGGAGTAAGCCACGTCGAGAGTTCGCTGCCATCACTTGGCCTAAAGGTTGAGGAGCAGAGCAGAAGGGTTGATGAGAACCTCAGAAGTCAGAATGCACGCATTACCGCCGCGACGCGGTGGTTCACGGTCGGCGGTGCAATAGCTCTCATCGGAGCCCTTGTTACGCTAATCGGCATTGCATGGCAAGCTCAATCAGAGATGCGAGGTGTCGCTACCCACGAACGCGAGTTGATTGAACGGCTCACGGCAGCGCAACAAAAGGTCATAACCGACTCCCTCACAAAACTCGAACAACGTATCGTGCGCACCGAGGACGCAATCTGTGCTGCGGCTGGGGCGGCAGACACCTCCAGGAATCTCCCTGTCGAGCTCACGAAGCTTTGTCGATGACGTTACTGGAGATACGGCACGTGAGCTTCGGCCGCGGGCTCGGGGGAGCTGAAGCGTTTGAGTTGGGGAGCGTCGGACCGGGCGACCAGGTCGTCGATCCCACGCGTTCTAAACGAGGGTAGGCTCGCAGCGATCTTGATCGCCTCCGCCCAAACGCGGATGCCACGCCGTCGTACTCTGACCTTTTGTGTTAGGCGGACGCGCCTAGATGGCTCTCCTCTAGTACAACAACCTTTTCGGCGAGTTGTTGGTTGTAATTCGCGCCGCTGCCGCTGAAGTGAACGCGTCGGTGGCAGTTGGGACACAAAGCGACCACCCATCGCGGGTGATCGGGCCCGCCATCCGCCCGTCGGCGAATATGATGCGGCTCTAAATACGGCGAGCCAGATGGCGTGAGAAACGGGGCCTCAGATCCGCAGCCCTCGCAAAACCCCGCAGCGCGTCGCAGTACGTATGCGCGCACAGCCTGGCTGCGATAGTAGGCGTTCGCTTTTCTTTGCTGTGGGGTGGCGTCGAGGGAGGCAGTTTCGAGCGCAATCTGCCTGAGCTCCTGGAGAGATTTCGTCTTTGCCAAATCGTTCGCTGGCGGCCGAACGACAATATCTGCGGCGGCAGTTCCTTTCTCAGAGTTGACTGGCGCGAGCTCGAACACGATAACGCGTCGGGGCGCTCCCTCTCGATCGGCAGCAACCTCTACATGGTGTCCGGTATACAGCATCTCGGCGACGTACCGGACGGTGCCTGGTCCCGTATACTCGAAGAGGTGGAGCGATTTAGAGAGCTGGAAATGGTTCTGAATGGCAAGGTTCCCGCGGACCATTTCCATATCCCCAATCTGCCCCTCGCCTGTATACCAGAACGTACCATCGTTCCTGAATCCGTCCTCGTACCCGTACTGACCACCCTGCTCGCCCGTGAAGATCCACACCATGGGGTAGCGCGCAGGCGTGCTGATTCCACCCTGCTGCTGACCGCCGAATTGCTGGTGTAGTTCCCTACGCCGGTACACAGCTCCCGAGACGAACATAGATGGTACTTTCATCCTTGAGTGAGGTGCTCCAGAACGAAGTCGCGATCGCTTGGAGCTAACGGGAGTTGCAGGAGTTCTTCCGGGTGGCACCAGACGAGCTGGTCATGGGCAAGCAGTACCGGTGAACCTCGAATCTCAGTCTCAACAAACTCGATCACGAACTCGGACCCGAGGTCTGCTCGTGCGAAGAGGACTCTCCCGGTGAAGGTCACCGCCACCGCGAGCTCCTCTGCGAGCTCTCGAGCCACAGCCTGAGAAGTCGACTCGCCACCCTTGACCTTGCCGCCCGGAAACTCCCAGAGGCCGCCGTGGCGCTTACCGTGAGGTCTGAGGCAGACAAGATATCGGCCACCTTGTTCGATCACGGCGGCGACTACGCGAATTGACATCCTAAGACGCTACCGTTTGTACGGGCACGTGCGCAGGGTGTCACAATTTACGCCGTGCGCCCCTGCTCGCAAGCTTGTTCTGCTGGAGGCTCTATGAAGTTGTGCTCATTACGCGGGAATTCCTCTTGCCCACACGGAAAGGCTGCACAGCGCATAGCGCCGTGCAGCCTCTGTCCGTTGTTACGAGGAATGTCTACTGCCTATCGGTTTACCTGATATTCCAGCCGCTTCGCGAGCGCCGCCGCAGGGTACCACACCGTCACCGGCTCCACCCCGCGCGTCGCGGCGATCTGCTGAAGAAGCCGCAGCACCGGTGCGCGCACGGAGCCGACGAGTGGGACCGGACCGTTCGTGTATAACGCGTGCATCGCGAGCGCGTTCGCGGGATATACTCGCCTGACCTGGCCGTCTGCTGGTGGTCGGTTCATAAACCAGCCGGCATGATGCGGATCGACGTAGTTGTCCAGCACGTGCATGGCTCCCACGCGGACCACGTCCGCACGCGAGCGGTCCACGGCCACGGATCGGACCTGCTCATAGATGCGCATGTCGCGAATCGCAGTGCTTGCGCGCATGAGCTGGACGACCGCGGCCGTGTCGCTCGGTACGTTGCGCCACTCCTGAACAATCGCCGGCGGGCCTTCGTTCTCACAGTTGGCGATGAAACCACGCGCCCAATCGCGTCTGGTGTGGGGCTGAGGGGTGATCAGGATCTGTGCTGCCAGTCGGCAGTCGGCGCGGTGCTTCACCAAGAGCGGGTTTGCACCCCGATCCTGCGCGGATGATTCGGCGGGCACGAGCGATAGGGCCGCGGCGCACGTAGACAGGACTCCGACCAAGTTGCGAATCATCAGGGTGAACCTGGTTATGACGAGGGGAGGTCTGACGCGCACGTAGGCGACTCCAGCCCCTGACGATGGTGCGATCACCGCCGGAAGGACGATGTGCCAGGTGGCTGTTGCCGCCTACTCAGTGACATCAATTCCGCCACTCGATCTCCTGCTGGATGCGCCGGGCGAGCGCGCTGGCCGCATACCACACGCTCACCGGCTCCACCCCTCTCGCGGCGCCGATCCGCTGCAGGAGGTCGAGGACGGGGGCCTTCACCGAACCGGTGAGTGGCATCGGACCGTGACGACTCCTCCCGCGGGAAGAACCTGCCCGACCTCACGCCCCGCAGCCGGAACGGCGCTGAACCAACCGACGTGGTGCGGATCGACGTAGTTGTCGAGCACGTGCATGGCTCCGACGCGAACCACGTCCGGACGCGAGCGGTCCAGGGCAACGGCGCGCACCTGCTCGTAAATCCGTGCGTCGTGAATCATCGTGCTCGCGCGCATCACCTTTATGACCGACGCGGTATCGCCGGACACGGCGCGCCACTCCTGCACGATCGCGGGGGGACCCTCGTTCTCGCAGTTCGCGATGTAGTCGCGTGCCCACTCGCGTCTCGCTCGAGGCTCGCCGGTGATGAGCACCTGCGCCGCCAGACGGCAGTCGCTGCGGTGCTTGACCATGAGCGGGTTTGGACCCTGATCCTGTGCGCGGGACTCAACGGGCACGAGCGGCAGAGCCGCAACGAACGCCAGCAGGATCGAGAACAGGCTGCGAAGCATGTTGGGGATATCGGTTCTGCGACATGTGGGGAGAGGTCGGGGCGTGCGGCATGACGCAGCCGCACGCTCCGCTTCGACAGCGATTACCCGACGCGGTGCCCCCGCGTGGGGACGCGCCTTCGCAGGTCACCGATTCCACTCGATCTCCTCCTGGATCCGGAGTGCGAGCGCGGCTGCCGCATACCACACCGTCAGCGGCTCCACGTCGCGCGCGGCGCTCACGCGCTGGAGGAGCTGGAGCACCGGTTCTCGCACCGGAGCGACGAGCGGTAGAGGGCCATTGGCGTACGGCGCATGCGTAACGAGGGCGGTCTCCGGATGTACGACCTTGACTTCGCCACCTTCTGGCGGAACGCTCCCGAACCATCCGCCGTGAAGCGGGTTGACGTAGCTGTCCAGCACATGCATGGCCCCCACGCGGATCACATCGGGACGCGAACGGTCCTCGACGACCTCGCGTACCCGCTCGTAGATGCGCACATCGCGAATCGCAGTGCTGGCACGCATCAGCTGTAGGACCGCCGCCGTGTCGGCAGGTACTGCCCGCCATTCCCGCGCGATGGCTGGCGGCCCTTCCTCGGGACAGCTCGAGATGTAATTCCGCGCCCAGGCGCGCTTCGTATGCGGCTCGCCTCTGGTCAGCACGTGTGCCGCGAGCCGACAATCGTTGCGGTGCTTCATCGCGATCGGATTGGCCGCGCCGCTTTGCGCGTGCGCGCCCTCGGGAGCTGCGGCGATGACCGAGGCGATCAATGCGAGGGCGCGGATCAGCCGCTGAATCGTGTTCGTCATCTCAGTTGTCGCCCTCGTTCTTTAGGTCCACGCCGGAAGTAGAGTAGAGGGTGCACGGCTTAGCCCGGGTTCCAAAGGTAACCAGGTACGGTCCATTCTTAGCATCTACGACGCGCTTGCTTTCCGAGGCTCCGAGCAGGAAGGTGCGCCTCCATTCCCTCCGGTACGCATCCACCATCTCGGCGTCGCCGAGGCTATCTACCCTTGTTTCCCACGCGCGGATAGAATCGGCGAGGGCGAACGCGCGAACAGTCTGGAACACTTCAACGTGCTTCTCCTCGTGCCTCAAAACGTCCGCCCGGAGATCCCCTGTCACGTACGAGCGCGGGCAGTAGTTGGTTCCTCCGAAATTGATCACGTTTCCGTTCCGCTCCTCAGCTTGGCTGAGATAGAATAAGCTGCCGCGGGCCATGGCGTCGTCATTCAGGACGATGGCAGCATACGCCGGGAACGTCAGGTCCTTGTAGTAGAACAGGCCGTTGTTTGGTCCGCCGCGCACCTCGGCCGTTGGGTCTTCGGGGTAGTCCCTTCGGTAGTCTTGCTGATCGGCACGGAAGAAGGTGGTTCCCAGATGGTGCGTGAATTCGACCCGAGCCGGAAGAGTTGTGGTTGGATCCGGATCGGTGCCATTGCGCACCGTCTCAGCATGGATAACCGGTGACCGACCGCTCCAGTCCCGGTTCGTAACCGTGACGGTGGCTTTCAGCGTCTCTTCGCCTGCGCTGGGGTCGCGCCGGAGCCCGGTGTGCGCCTTCACCTCGATGACGCCGCTCTGGACCATCACACCCCGCCACACGTTCGACTCGGTGTCGCCGTCTTCACGAGCCTTGCCGTTGAACTTCCACCCGCGCGACCACGCGGGCCCGCGTTCGCGGTTGAGGGAGCGGGCTTCGCAGCTCAGCGTGTCGCCCCGCGTGATCTGGACGTCGATGGTCTGCCCTGAGACGGGCTTCTTCAACTCCTGGCCCGTAAGCGTGCCGCAGGTCAGCGCCAGCTCTGGCTGCCGCACCGTCACGACGAGCACGATGTCGTTGAAGTCGTTGTCGTCGCTGTCCTCGATGTACACGCGGTACGACCCACCGTTGAACATGGATCGGATTCGCGCCGTGCCGGGGAATCCGATCTTCGCCCAGTAGCGAGAGGTCTCCGTGACAATGGTGTAGGTGCCGCCGGTCGCGACAGGGCCGATGGTGACCGGTTCCGGCTTGCCGCACCACCACGGACCGACGCCCGTGAAGAGGGTGCCGCTCAGCACGCCGCCGAGGTACAGGGTGTCGCACCAGCCGTTCTCGGTGCTCTCCACCTCGAACGTGAGGTAGCTTCCCTGCGTGACCTCGATGTTGGCGTTCACGAACTCGCCGTTCGCGTTGATGTCGAAGCGGGGCCTGTTGGCGGCCCGCTGGCTCAGTCGCGCGAAGTTGCCCGCCGTATCCGCGGCGGCGGTGGGGCCGGTCGGGTGGCGCACGTCCGCACACGCGCTGACCGTGATCAGAATCAGAGCAGATGCCCAGATGCGGAGCCGCTCTGGGCGTCGCCAAGGGGTACGGTTCATGGAACCCGCGAAGAAGGGGGGTCGGAAGGAATGAGTAAAGGCTGTGCTGGTGCAGGACGTGGCGCGGGGTGGACCACGCACCCGTACAGCCAGGGACTGGCGGGAGGGCATCGGGAGGAGGGCGAAGGTTCGGCAGCCGGGCTGTCTCCGTGAGACCCCTAGCTTTGCGGCCCCGCCTCGCGGCGGGTGTGCTCTTATCGTTTCTTCGGTACTGCGGCTACAATTCTATCTCAAAAAACAGACGAGCACAATAACGGCGCGTTAAGAATGCTCTTGGCGAATGGCGGACGCGCCAAACCTCGATAACAGGCCCGGTAGACGCCAACCTATCAGACAAGAGGCCCCGCCACCGGAACCGGTGCGGGGCCTCTCTCTTGTTGAAGCGGCGCAGGCACGACGGGTCAGCCCCAGAGCTTCTTCCAGAACGGCCGGTCGTCCAGAGTGAGCTCTACGGCGCCGGGCAGATCCACCGGCTCGACCTCCATCCCAGGGAAGTGCTCCGCGAGCAGCCGATCTTCTTTGTCGTACATCGAAAGCTCGGGGTCCACGTCGGCGTCGTAGAGGAGCTGGACGCGGAATTTGCGGTCTTCGACCAGGTAGACCATGGCGCGCCAGCGGTAGCGGGGGCCTGCCTCCCGGGAGTGCTCCCACGCGTCGCGAACCGCGTCGGCCACTTCGCCGAACTCCAGCGCGCACCGCAGCTTCTCCGCGCCGGGCGGGGCGTAGCGCAGGATCATGTGATCCAGGTCCTCCTCCACCTCGGCGTAGAGGAGGATGCGCGCATCGGGGTCGCCGGCGACGGCCAGGGCTGCATGCCCGATGCGGCTCATCCTCTCGCCAAGCTCATCGTTAACGCTCGCGTGGAAACTCACTGCGATTCTCCAGGCGTTACGCGGGTACCGGGAGCCGCGACTCCCGGCTGGCAAACCGAGGCAGGCACGCCTCACGTTCCGCGGCTCGGCGATGAGTTTGAAGCTGCGCGAGGGTCACCGCGATCGCGAGTCGGAACGTTACGACTGACGCAAGCTTGATGAGCTGGGCACTAGACTACACATACTTCTTGTGAATCGAGATCTCAGAGACTGCTGGCCGCGTCAGCCGGATTGACAGGGAAGATTCAACTACGATTCGTTATGGTTGATCCTGCTTACTTGCTTTGTTCGCGTGCTTTCGTTGGTACTTGATTGTGCTTGATTGTGCTTTAACGATTTTCTGCATTCAAGAAAACGCGTTGTGTTTTCCAACGTTTAAACGCGGGTATGTTTGTCCTATTAAGCCAGACGCAAGGTTTGATTATGCGAAAGCGCTTCACTTCAACGCCGATTACGTTATGCGTGATTCAGGCCCAACAAACCAGCGCGCACCTCTCGTGCTTCCCTTCACGTGCACTCGTCCATTTGTCTTCAATTCCTGCAAGAGCTTCTGTACCTGATTCCCTGACAGCATTGGAAGCACCTGAACCAGATCACTCAACTGACTACCTTCCTGGTTGTGCTCAGCGATGTGGCGAAACAGCAACTCCTTGTTCGTTTCACGGTCCAACCCCCGGCTGCGCGTATACGCTCCGCTTATACCCAGCGCCTCGTAGAAGCGCTTGGATAAGATGTGGCGCACGCCACGTCCACGGCCAATGCGTTCGACGACCCCACGATCACGCAAGGAGTCCAGCCGGTCCCGGTACGCGATGGGAACCGGCCGATCCCGGTACAGGCAGTCCACGACTATAAAGTCCCCGGTGTCGAACGATGACAGCGTCTCCTGACCGATCTGCTCCAGTACACGAAGAAACTGCGGGTCCTGCACCTCTCCACGCATAACGACCAGAACCTCGTGCTCATCCGTTCGGGAAAAGTCTGGTACGGGTTTACCCTGTTTGATCGACTCTTCATACATCCGGTTTACGCCCTGTCCCGAACGCTCCACCAGACCGCATCGTTCGAAGCTCTCCGCAAGACGCCTGTTCCGCGGCTTCTGCCGCCAGAGCACATTCTCCGGGGTGATCCCTGGGAGGAAGCCACCGGGGCTTACCACCTCAAGAGAGCGGGGGAACTGCCGCACGAACACCGAGCCGCCGTCGCGGTAGTCTCGGTGACACACCGCGTTCAATACGGCCTCTCGAAAGACGTCTTCGTTGAACGTCGGAATCTCACGACGGAACAGCCCATCCAAAAACGGCTGAACATCGTTGCGCAGGTTGATGCGATCCCATAGCTGATCGTGATACAGGAAGAAGCCGGCGCGGAACCCTTCCCGATCTTGTGTACCGAGTGCATTCGGAGCAGAGCGATACTCGAAGATCAATTCCGCCTGGGGAAGAAGACGATCCACCGCGGGCTTGCTGCCGAACAAGATCAACGCCGCATACGTGACGCCCTCATCGGACATCAACTCGGCATCGCGGAGGAGTTGCCGAACGGCTAAACGTTCCACCCCCTGCCTGGCGCTCTTCGAATTCCGCCCCCAACTCTCGCGGAACGCCTCGAGCGCAGCGGTATCCAGATCTTCCAGCGTCGCGTCCGGGCAGATCTGGGCCGAGAAGTCCCCAGCTTCCTCCGCGAAGATCTGCCTCAGGCGCGACTCTAACATGGGTACCAGACTGTCGCCAGCACGCATCAGGTACTTGCCGTCCACTGATACGGGCGTGCCAGCAGCACGCCCCGGAACGTGGAACACGACTACCCGGCCATCCGGATGATCAACCTCGTCAGCCATAACGCGTATGCGAAGGCGCTGGAACAAAGCTTGGCGTGTACGCTCCAACGCGTCGAAGGCATGAGATCCCACTACCCGGCGTGGACGCTCGTCCGTCACACCCAAGATGATCTTGCCCCCGCCTTCGTTGCACAAGGCGGCACAGTACTGAACCAGCTTCTCGAAGTCGTAGCGGCTCTTGGCCTCCTTGAATTCGAGATGCTCGCTCTCGCGTGCTGACAGCAAACCGCGGAGTTCGTCTAGCGAGATGCCCAATGTTAAGGCCCTTTTGAAGATCCTGCGCACACGGGAAGGCTTTATCCTCCACACCAGAAACCCCCGATCCACGGCTGGATCGAGGGCATTCGCACTGACATCCGCCAGCGTTTTTAAATTTACGGCACCGGCGCCGCGGCCGCCACCGTGTCCGTAGCCTCGGCAACGGGCGGGGCTACGCTGTCCGGGCGCGGGGGTTCGGCGCCGGCGGGGGTGAGGACCGGCGCGATCTCGGCGAGCTGGACCTTGGGGACCGGGGGGCGCAGCGTGGAGAGGTCGGCCAGGGCGAAGGAGGCGCCGCCGCGGGAGTAGGCGCGGTCGCGGAGGTAGCGCATGGCGACGGCGTCGACTTCGGTAGGGTCGGCGCCGGCGCGGGCGAGCTCGGCGCGGACGGCGGTGGCGAAGTCGCCCGCGCGGCCGTAGACGTCGGGGTACACGTGCAGCTTGTCGCCACGCACGTGGGCCACGCGGTACGTCACGCGCATGCGGACGGAGCGCGCCAGCACCGTCTCGCGCGTGCGGCGGTCGTTGCGCGACAGGCGGTCGAGCTCGGCCTCGCTCATCGAGGGGTTCGCGATGAGGTTGAGGCGGCGCGCCAGGTCCACCACGTCGGTGTTGGCCATGCGGATGCAGCCGTGCGAGGCGGGGGCGCCCAGCCGGCCCTCGCTGGTGGTGCCGTGAATGTAGATCAGCTCGTCCATGTGCAGCTTGACGCGGCCCATGGGGTTGCCCGGCCCCGGCGGGGTGCGGCTGCGGCGGGCGGCCCACGCGCTCCCCGGCGGCGGGTTCCACCACGGGTTCCAGATCACCGTGGCGAGCAGGTAGTCGCCCACGGGGGTGGAGTAGCGCGCGGAGCCCACGGACACCGGGTAGCTCTTGACCAGCGAGTCGCCCTGGAGCAGCTCCAGGCGTCCGCTGGGGATGTTGACCACCACTTCCACGCCGTCGACGATCTGGCGCTTGGGCTTGGGCGGCACCACCACCGAGTCGCGCGCGGGGACGTCGGTGAAGGCCGCGCCCGTGGCGCCGGGTACGGTCTGCAGGGCGGTCCGCGCGGCGTCCGCCCCGCCGGTGGCGCGGAGGACGACGGCGGCCGAGACCGCCAGTACGGCGATGACGGCGAGGGCGCGCATGAGCTTTCTGGACATCGGGGTACCGCGCAGGAGCTGCGGGAAAGGGTGGCGCTGTAGCGGGGCGGGGCGGGGTGCCGGTGGTAGGAAGATAGGGGGCGGGTGGGGGTTGGTCCAGTGTGGCGGGGTTGGGGGAGGGGAATGGGGAATGGGGAACCCTCCCTTGTCGCTCCTCCCCTTCTGTCATCCTGAGCGACGCGCCTCACTGATCTCGCCCGTGCTCCGTCCTGTGGCGCGGAGCGAAGGATCTACTGCGCGTGGCGAGAGGCCCTAGTCGGTTACGCCGTCCTCCTGCCTCGCGGGCTAGATCCGTTCGGTCGCCGCAGGGAGTATGGCGTGCGCGCATGCATTCGTGCCGGCGGCTCCCTCAGGATGACAAAAGAACAACGCACTCACGCACTTTTCACGGCGCGGACCAGTGCGGGAATGGGGACCCTCCCTTTGTTTGTCATCCTGAGCGACGCGCCTCACCGTCCTCGCCCCGTGCGCTGTCCTGTGGCGCGAAGCGAAGGATCTACTGCGCGCGACGAGGGGGCCTGGTCAGTTGCGCCGTCCTCCTGCCTCGCGGGCTAGATCCGTTCGGTCGCCGCAGTGAGTATGGTGTGCGGCGCGTGCATTCGTGCCGGCGGCTCCCTCAGGATGACAAAACCAACGCACTCACGCACTTACGCACTCACGCACTTCATCCCAGCGTGAAGTGGAACGTCGTCCCCACGCCCACCTCGCTTTCCACCCAGACGCGGCCGCCGTGGGCCTCGACGATGCCGCGGGCGATGGGGAGGCCGAGGCCGGCGCCGTCGCGGCGGGCGTGGCCCTGCCAGAAAGTATCGAAGAGGCGCGGGAAGTCGGACTCGGGGATCCCCGCGCCCGTGTCGCGCACCCAGAAGCGCACGGCTCCGTCGTCCAGGGCCGCGCCCAGGGTGATGACGCCGTCGGAGGGGGTGAACTTGAGGGCGTTCCCCACCAGGTTGCTGAAGACCTGCAGGGCCCGCTCGCGGTCGGCGCGGACGAGGGGGGCGCGGTCCGGGGGGACGGCGACGAGGTGGATGCCGCGCTCCTCGGCCAGCGGGGTGAAGAGCTCCGCGGCGTCCAGCACCAGGCGCCCGGGGTCGTGCGGCTGCGGGGCGACCCGCAGGTTCCCGCTCTCGATGCGCGCCACGTCCAGCAGGTCGCGGATCAGGTGCTCCATCGCCTCGGCGCTGCGCACGATCATCCGCACGCCGTCGCGCGCCCAGGGCGGCAGGGTGAGGGTGTCGTCGCTGAGGATGGCGTCGGCGTTCAGGAGGACGGCGGTGAGCGGGTTGCGCAGGTCGTGCGACACCACGCCCAGCACCGAGTCGCGCGCGCGCACCGCCTCCTGCGCCTCGCGGTAGAGGCGCGCGTTGTCGATGGCCAGCGCCGCGCGCCGCGCCATGTCCTGCGCCACCGCCAGGTCCGCCGGGCCGTAGTGGCGGCCGCTGTCGCTCATCGCCAGGGTGATGGAGCCGCGCGTGCGGCCGCGTGCGGTGAGCGGCACGATGATGAACGACCTCAGCCCGTTGCGGTTGAAGCTCTCGCGGTGGCGCTCGTCGTGGGAGAGCCGGTCCTGCATCTCCTGCGTGAAGTTGGGGACGAGGAGCGGCTCGCCCGTCCTCACCACGCGCAGCACGGGGCGGCGGTCCAGGTCGCCGTCGGGCGGGTTGACGGCGTCGTGGATGAGGGACTTTTCCTTTTCGGGATCGTGGTGCGCCACGGCCACGCGCCGGGTTCCCCCGTCCGGCTCCACCACGTCGATCAGGCAGTAGTCCGCCAGCTCAGGGACGGCCAGGCGCGCCAGCTCGCGGTACGAGCTGCCGTAGTCGAACGATGCGCTGAGCAGCGTCCCCACATCGGCCAGGAAGGCGGCGCGGCGGCCGGCGGCTTCGGCGGCGGCGCGGGCCGCGCGCTCGCGCTCCAGCAGCTCCGCGCGCATCCGCTCGTCCGCCTTGCGGCGTGAGATGTCGCGGTAGATCCCCCAGATCGCCACCTGCTTCCCGTCCACGAAGACGGGGCTCCCGGTGACGTACACGTCCAGCGGGCTCCCGTCGCGGCGCGCGCGCACCGTCTCCACCCCCACGCGCTGCCCCATCATCACCTGCGCCGTCATCTCGTCGCCCTGCGCGCGCAGGTCGGGGGGGACGATGAGGTCGTTGATGGCGCGCCCGGCCGCCT
This region includes:
- a CDS encoding ATP-binding protein — encoded protein: MLSARESEHLEFKEAKSRYDFEKLVQYCAALCNEGGGKIILGVTDERPRRVVGSHAFDALERTRQALFQRLRIRVMADEVDHPDGRVVVFHVPGRAAGTPVSVDGKYLMRAGDSLVPMLESRLRQIFAEEAGDFSAQICPDATLEDLDTAALEAFRESWGRNSKSARQGVERLAVRQLLRDAELMSDEGVTYAALILFGSKPAVDRLLPQAELIFEYRSAPNALGTQDREGFRAGFFLYHDQLWDRINLRNDVQPFLDGLFRREIPTFNEDVFREAVLNAVCHRDYRDGGSVFVRQFPRSLEVVSPGGFLPGITPENVLWRQKPRNRRLAESFERCGLVERSGQGVNRMYEESIKQGKPVPDFSRTDEHEVLVVMRGEVQDPQFLRVLEQIGQETLSSFDTGDFIVVDCLYRDRPVPIAYRDRLDSLRDRGVVERIGRGRGVRHILSKRFYEALGISGAYTRSRGLDRETNKELLFRHIAEHNQEGSQLSDLVQVLPMLSGNQVQKLLQELKTNGRVHVKGSTRGARWFVGPESRIT
- a CDS encoding NUDIX domain-containing protein, which translates into the protein MSIRVVAAVIEQGGRYLVCLRPHGKRHGGLWEFPGGKVKGGESTSQAVARELAEELAVAVTFTGRVLFARADLGSEFVIEFVETEIRGSPVLLAHDQLVWCHPEELLQLPLAPSDRDFVLEHLTQG
- a CDS encoding L,D-transpeptidase; protein product: MSRKLMRALAVIAVLAVSAAVVLRATGGADAARTALQTVPGATGAAFTDVPARDSVVVPPKPKRQIVDGVEVVVNIPSGRLELLQGDSLVKSYPVSVGSARYSTPVGDYLLATVIWNPWWNPPPGSAWAARRSRTPPGPGNPMGRVKLHMDELIYIHGTTSEGRLGAPASHGCIRMANTDVVDLARRLNLIANPSMSEAELDRLSRNDRRTRETVLARSVRMRVTYRVAHVRGDKLHVYPDVYGRAGDFATAVRAELARAGADPTEVDAVAMRYLRDRAYSRGGASFALADLSTLRPPVPKVQLAEIAPVLTPAGAEPPRPDSVAPPVAEATDTVAAAAPVP
- a CDS encoding histidine kinase N-terminal 7TM domain-containing protein produces the protein MTWQQTPEFVPLMVSAALCAGLGVFAWAHRRVPAAVGFVVLMASCAWWSFFYGLYRGATTLEAKLFLAEATQAGAIVVPLAWMIFTLQYTRHERWLTPGRVALVSAIPLLTLVMALTNPLHFQFWARFTLVPRRGYIQIDSREAWGFWLHVGYSWTLLSACVALLSLRALRSVRIYRRQAVAIGVAALVPWVGNVLHVGKVVRFPANPMPFLFTLTGLVFFWAIFRLRLLDVIPVAREALVEELPDGVLVLDDDDRVLDLNPAARTLLRVDGDRWLGRHACELVPPLAPLLDQAREGAEPRVRGRLELAEAGRALDARVTRFHDERGKPAGRLVVLRDLSEREGALTLQRAYLDQLFEASPEAIALLDAGDRVLDVNGEFTRMFGYSAREAAGRAINDLIVPPDLRAQGDEMTAQVMMGQRVGVETVRARRDGSPLDVYVTGSPVFVDGKQVAIWGIYRDISRRKADERMRAELLERERAARAAAEAAGRRAAFLADVGTLLSASFDYGSSYRELARLAVPELADYCLIDVVEPDGGTRRVAVAHHDPEKEKSLIHDAVNPPDGDLDRRPVLRVVRTGEPLLVPNFTQEMQDRLSHDERHRESFNRNGLRSFIIVPLTARGRTRGSITLAMSDSGRHYGPADLAVAQDMARRAALAIDNARLYREAQEAVRARDSVLGVVSHDLRNPLTAVLLNADAILSDDTLTLPPWARDGVRMIVRSAEAMEHLIRDLLDVARIESGNLRVAPQPHDPGRLVLDAAELFTPLAEERGIHLVAVPPDRAPLVRADRERALQVFSNLVGNALKFTPSDGVITLGAALDDGAVRFWVRDTGAGIPESDFPRLFDTFWQGHARRDGAGLGLPIARGIVEAHGGRVWVESEVGVGTTFHFTLG